From the Candidatus Hydrogenedentota bacterium genome, the window CCAAGGACTACGCTGCCAGCCGCGTGAAACTGATCGATGCGGAGAAAGCGAATTGCGATCCGTCTCCCGGTCAGCCGCTCCCTGGCGCCGGCGATACCATCTATCTCTCCGCGATCGATAAGGAAGGCAACATGGTGTCGCTGATCCAGAGCATCTATCTGAGCTTCGGATCGGGTGTCGCGGTGGACGGCTTCGGCTTCCATCTGCACAATCGCGCGGGATTGTTTGAGTTCGACGAAAGCCATCCGAACGCGCTGGC encodes:
- a CDS encoding gamma-glutamyltransferase, with the translated sequence SKDYAASRVKLIDAEKANCDPSPGQPLPGAGDTIYLSAIDKEGNMVSLIQSIYLSFGSGVAVDGFGFHLHNRAGLFEFDESHPNALA